The nucleotide sequence tcttcctcatcatcggtgTACCCGTCGGTCTACCTGTagtcaccaccaccactctcGCTGTCGGTGCTGCCTACCTAGCCAGACGACAGGCTATCGTCCAGAAATTGACTGCTATTGAATCGCTCGCTGGCGTGGATATCCTCTGTTCGGATAAGACCGGTACATTGACTGCCAACAAATTATCGCTCAATGAACCGTACATCGCCCCTGATGTTGATCCCAACTGGTTCATGACTGTTGCTGTACTGGCTTCTTCTCATAATGTTAGAGGTTTGGATCCTATTGATAAGGTTACGATTGTCGGACTGAAAGTGAGCCTCACAAACAACTTAACATGTCATTGCAAGTTCGTCGAGAGGCTGATACAATCTATCGGTGGTTTGTAGGACTTCCCCAAAGCCCAAGAAATGCTGAAAGGCGGTTGGAAGACCCATAAATTCACGCCCTTCGATCCCGTCTCCAAGCGAATCACCGCTGAAGTCGAGAAAGACGGTAAACACTATACATGTGCTAAAGGTGCCCCCAATGCTATTTTGAAATTGGCCAAGTTCGATGCTCATACCGTCGCCGATTACCGAAACCAGGCTCAACAGTTTGCTTCTAGAGGATTCAGATCTTTGGGTGTAGCTGTtaaggaggatgggaaggattGGGAGTTGTTGGGTATGTTGTGTATGTTTGATCCTCCTCGAGGAGATACTGCGAAGGTAAGTGAACGCACTCTCGTTTGACCAAAGTAATAGGCGAAAcaatgatgctgatggtaATTGTTGGCTTCACAGACCATCGGAGAAGCCCACGAACTCGGAATATCAGTTAAGATGTTAACCGGAGACGCCGTCGCCATCGCCAAAGAAACATGTAAACAGCTCGGTCTTAAAACCAACGTGTACGATTCCGAAAAACTCATCGGTGGTGGAATGGCCGGatcagatatcagagatTTCGTCGAGGCTGCTGATGGATTCGCTGAGGTCTTCCCGGAACATAAGTATCAAGTTGTCAACCTTCTGCAGGAACGTGGTCATCTGACTGCAATGACTGGAGATGGAGTCAATGATGCCCCCTCGCTCAAGAAGGCAGATTGTGGTATTGCTGTTGAAGGTGCTTCGGACGCTGCTAGGACTGCTGCGGATGTTGTATTTTTGGATGAGGGACTGTCGACTATCATCACTGCTATTAAGGTTGCGAGGCAGATCTTCCATAGGATGAAGGCTTATATTATCTATCGGTGAGTCAAACACCCATCCTTCCAATACACGATCGATCACGTCATGAGATGGTACATGTTGCTGAGATTGGGAGATGATGTAGTATCGCACTTTGTGTACATCTTCAAGTATACCTTATGCTTTCGATTCTGATCAAGAACGAAACTATCAGAGTGGATTTGATCGTATTCTTGGCCATCTTTGCGGACGTGGCTACTATCGCTATTGCCtatgatcgaggtgagtcatgcaCTTGCGACAGTGGGAAGGATAGTAGCTTATTAGATACCATACAGCTCCTTATGCTAGACAACCTGTTGAGTGGCAATTGCCCAAAGTATGGATTATCTCTACCATCATGGGTAAGTCAATACTGTCTAAACACGCGTTCAGTTTTTGGGCAGGGGTTTTATACTGACATTGTCGGAAATAGGTTTACTCCTCGCCGCTGGTACCTGGATCATTCGAGGAACTTTGTATCTTGAGAATGGTGGTATTGTGCAGAAATTCGGCTCAGTACAAGAAGTGTTGTTCTTGGAAGTTGCATTGACCGAATCTTGGGTCATCTGTGAGTTTTGATCGTAACAACTGCTTCACACAACGTAACAACGATGGCTAATACATCTCAACTCGATCAGTCATCACCCGTCTCGCCCAAGAACCCGGTACACCCAACGTCTTCCCTTCATTCCAACTCATCGCTGCTGTCTTCGGTGTAGATCTCCTCGCCTCCTTCTTCGCTGCATATGGGTGGATCTCTGGTCCCGCCGTTGAACACGGTGGATGGGTCGATATCgtcaccatcatcaagatcTGGGGATACTCCTTCGGAGTCACTGTCATCATCTTACTTGTttacctcatcctcaacaagaTTACATGGCTCGATCACATCGGAAGAGTATCAAGATCCAAGAGAAATGAGAAACTTGAAAACTTCCTCACGGACTTACAAAGACTCACTATCGTCCATGAATCAGACCATAATGGCTCGTACTTCCGCTTCGCCTCTGGTGGATCTGGCTCAGCCACACCCAAAGAAGGCGGGGACGATAAGGATAAGAAACCGAAATCGAAACCCAAGAAAGAACAGGAAACCAAATCTTCTGATAAAGGGAAGGGCGTCGAGGGGGGAGATAAGACCCTCACGGACCATTCGGGAAAAGGTGATCAGGCTGAAGCTCAGAAGCAAGAAGACAAACAACAACACCCTGCTAGTGGACCTGGATCGAAAGTCAAGGGAAAAGAAGGTGAACCCACCGAAGTGTCTACTAAGGAGACTAGCCAGGACAATTCGAGTGGGAATTTGAATAAGGATAATAGTCAGAGgactgatgaggatgagcgaTCGAGTGAGGGGACGCATGTGGAACCTTGACTATCTCAGCATGTTGAGTTGGGGGATGCTATTCAGTAAGTTGGAGCATGTGAAGACAAGGATATACTTGACGAGAGGCAAGTATGGGCAGAGGGGTATACATAGTTACTGAAGAGAAAGTCAGGACAAGAGAGCTATTTGAGGACTATCGTATGGACATTATCTGTAGCGTATAGAAAAATCCATAATTAAATCTGTTCTTGTGCACTCAAGCTTACTCGTGTAATATCTATCATTCCAGCAATATAATCATTACAAAAAAACATTCATATACCGTACATATAATCATCGTTTCAGCTTCCGCTCCTCCATCCATGTATACTGTGAATTAGTCATCTGCAACCACGGTTATGCCATGTTCAGGATACACCCGTGGTTAATAGACGTATCTTAAGAGTGCCCTATATTGGCAGTGATGTGGACCTATCCTACATCCATCAGTCAAGTTTCATCCTCCCTCTACACGTTTCCCAATGGACGTTTAACCGATGGCTTGAAAGGATCTTGAGATGACCGTCGATCGATAGTGTTTCGTCGAAACAATCCAAGAACGTTATTCTCCTTTGGTGCACTTTCGCCTTGCCTTCGATCATTGGCCGGACAAGAACTCTTGAAAGGCGTGTTGAAAAGAGGCATGGTATGTGAGACGGGTTAGAGTTCTCATCTCAAGGGAGAAAGTCCTTTCATATCACCCGACTGAAGGACAGAGGATGTGGCTCGACATTGCAAGTTGAATCTGATTCGTCCAGGAACAAGGTATAAATACGTTGACCGCTCGGCCAAATCATCAATACTAGTTGCGGTCATTACTACGATTGTAAGCTAAAAATAGTCACAGTGTAACTTGAGTTGTCAGATAGTCGATCAAACAGGATAAACAGGTCAGTGAATGTTTCAACGTATCCCACCGCGGGCGTCTCAAATTGATAAAAACTGATGCTTCGATGTGCTCTCAGACCTCGATAAAGAATCCGATTTAGTAATTCAAAAGCATTAATTAACAGATTTACAACCCAGTCGCACAAAAGTCATGTCGTTCGCAACCTTGAAATTGTTCACGTTCCTTGCCATCTCGGCGACGGCTTTGGCATTACCAGCCAAATCTGCAGGCACTTGGGGTATTTCGTTTGACTTTGCGCTGGACGTGACTGTGATTGCGCCCAATGGCACCGGAATGTCTCTTTCTTATCGCGGTGAAGAGGGTAAAATGAAGAAAGGCCCAACGTGAGACGTGTTCGCATGAATTACGAGTAAGGATCTGGAGAGCGGCCAAGTCATCAGGAATGACTTTGATCCCGCAAAGAATGagacattcctcttccagaCCTTTGAGGAGGACGGTAGGACTGTGAAAGTGGATGCCTCGGTAAGTGTCTCTTGAGGTATATCATCTACTTTTCCCCTTTGCCTACGCACAAGAGATTGACATGATCTTCGTCCCCACTCGCTTTGGGTCAGTGCGTGATTCAAGGGAAATCCAAAGGGGATAATATCCGCTGGAACCTGTTGCCCGACGAGCCTTATTTGGACGGCACCCGCAGTGACGATGCCAGGCTGACTTGCGAGTCAGAAGGACAAGTCATAGTCGATTCGGTAGGTCTTTTCTTGAGTTACCTATCATACTGTGCtgtaccttcttctcgataTCAGAAAAATTACCATGAAGGGTGTGCTGTACCTGACCTTGTTCTTTTTTGATCTTTTGTCATCAGGACAAGTTGTAGTCACACAGCGTAGGTTTTGAGAAGGACATGATGTGAACACA is from Kwoniella bestiolae CBS 10118 chromosome 6, complete sequence and encodes:
- a CDS encoding plasma-membrane proton-efflux P-type ATPase; amino-acid sequence: MALTHRKNHKKDPESGDADAEAKRNEEEEKKKYEGEEYDVLLRYVEEQKQRLKNKKDDDGDDDDKNAKYVRKWYAPWKKTKVESGTKKVPQEWLETDRQKGLSSSDIDERRKHSGWNELESPSENQFIKFISYFRGPILYVMELAVLLAAGLRDWIDFGVIIGILFLNAAVGWYQEKQAGDIVAQLKAGIAMKSIVVRDGKEQEIEARELVPGDIIVLEEGNTIAADAKILGDYQDKDGSKSKEILDNHEKSKKAKGQQNESDDEDHDDDDEGPDKGPSVMSVDQSAITGESLAVDKFVGDIAYYTCGVKRGKCFGVVTVSAKGSFVGKTAALVSSSNEKGHFQIVLGGIGTTLLVMVVAFIFAVWIGGFFRGTNIATPAQNNLLVYALIFLIIGVPVGLPVVTTTTLAVGAAYLARRQAIVQKLTAIESLAGVDILCSDKTGTLTANKLSLNEPYIAPDVDPNWFMTVAVLASSHNVRGLDPIDKVTIVGLKDFPKAQEMLKGGWKTHKFTPFDPVSKRITAEVEKDGKHYTCAKGAPNAILKLAKFDAHTVADYRNQAQQFASRGFRSLGVAVKEDGKDWELLGMLCMFDPPRGDTAKTIGEAHELGISVKMLTGDAVAIAKETCKQLGLKTNVYDSEKLIGGGMAGSDIRDFVEAADGFAEVFPEHKYQVVNLLQERGHLTAMTGDGVNDAPSLKKADCGIAVEGASDAARTAADVVFLDEGLSTIITAIKVARQIFHRMKAYIIYRIALCVHLQVYLMLSILIKNETIRVDLIVFLAIFADVATIAIAYDRAPYARQPVEWQLPKVWIISTIMGLLLAAGTWIIRGTLYLENGGIVQKFGSVQEVLFLEVALTESWVIFITRLAQEPGTPNVFPSFQLIAAVFGVDLLASFFAAYGWISGPAVEHGGWVDIVTIIKIWGYSFGVTVIILLVYLILNKITWLDHIGRVSRSKRNEKLENFLTDLQRLTIVHESDHNGSYFRFASGGSGSATPKEGGDDKDKKPKSKPKKEQETKSSDKGKGVEGGDKTLTDHSGKGDQAEAQKQEDKQQHPASGPGSKVKGKEGEPTEVSTKETSQDNSSGNLNKDNSQRTDEDERSSEGTHVEP